From Stenotrophomonas maltophilia, a single genomic window includes:
- a CDS encoding efflux RND transporter periplasmic adaptor subunit, translating to MNRYALLMLLPLALAACGGEKPVEKEAAESTAAAGDYERGPNRGRMLRDGDFALEVTVYETNTPPQFRLYAYRNDKPISPNEVKATMQLKRLDGEVNDFTFTAENDYLVGNGEVVEPHSFDVKADAVVGGKTHTWSYQSYEGRTTIEPSAAKDAGVVVEEATAGTIRDTVTLMGNIAVNTGRQAAVKARFPGIVRSVSVEMGQRVSAGQTLATVEGNDSMRTYAVIAPFSGIVLARNTSVGDVAADNTLFDVADLSEVWVDLRALGTDAERLAPGQAVRIRSATGALETEGRLQSLLPLASSGQSVVARVSIPNGDGKWRPGMAVSAEVIIAETPVPLAVKESGLQRFRDFTVVFAQVGDTYEVRMLELGKRDGEWAEVLGGLKPGTRYVAEQSYLIRADIEKSGASHDH from the coding sequence ATGAATCGTTACGCCCTTCTTATGTTGCTTCCGCTGGCACTGGCCGCCTGTGGCGGTGAAAAGCCGGTTGAGAAAGAAGCCGCAGAGTCCACCGCCGCGGCCGGCGACTACGAGCGCGGCCCCAACCGCGGTCGCATGCTCCGCGATGGTGATTTCGCACTTGAAGTCACCGTCTATGAAACCAACACGCCTCCTCAGTTCCGCCTCTACGCCTATCGAAATGACAAGCCGATCTCACCGAATGAGGTGAAGGCAACAATGCAGTTGAAGCGCCTCGACGGTGAGGTCAATGATTTCACTTTCACCGCCGAAAACGACTATCTCGTGGGGAACGGCGAGGTCGTGGAACCTCATTCTTTCGACGTGAAGGCAGACGCAGTGGTAGGAGGAAAGACACACACCTGGTCCTATCAGTCCTATGAGGGCCGTACCACCATCGAGCCAAGCGCTGCCAAGGATGCGGGTGTGGTGGTGGAAGAGGCTACCGCTGGCACTATCCGCGATACGGTCACGCTGATGGGGAACATCGCGGTCAACACTGGCCGCCAGGCCGCCGTCAAAGCACGATTCCCAGGTATTGTCCGCAGCGTGTCGGTCGAGATGGGCCAACGCGTTTCCGCAGGGCAGACGCTGGCGACGGTTGAAGGCAATGACAGCATGCGCACCTACGCGGTGATTGCTCCCTTCAGCGGCATCGTTCTTGCGCGCAACACCAGTGTTGGTGATGTGGCCGCCGACAACACACTGTTCGACGTTGCCGATCTGTCAGAGGTCTGGGTCGATCTACGAGCTCTGGGCACTGACGCCGAGCGTCTCGCTCCAGGTCAAGCAGTGCGGATCCGTTCCGCCACGGGTGCCTTGGAGACTGAAGGTAGGCTCCAAAGCCTGCTTCCGCTGGCAAGCAGCGGCCAAAGCGTGGTTGCGCGCGTGAGTATCCCCAATGGTGACGGCAAGTGGCGTCCAGGAATGGCTGTCTCGGCCGAGGTCATCATTGCCGAGACACCTGTTCCACTGGCCGTCAAAGAGTCAGGGCTCCAGCGATTTCGCGACTTTACCGTCGTATTTGCGCAGGTGGGCGATACCTATGAGGTGCGCATGCTTGAGCTTGGAAAGCGTGATGGCGAGTGGGCAGAGGTTCTTGGCGGACTGAAGCCCGGAACGCGGTACGTCGCCGAGCAGAGCTATCTGATCCGTGCAGACATCGAGAAGTCTGGCGCCAGCCACGACCACTAA
- a CDS encoding CusA/CzcA family heavy metal efflux RND transporter — MIEQVLTGAVRHRWLVLFITLVIAVIGGWQLNLLPIDVTPDITNKQVQINTVIPTLSPVEVEKRVTYPIETAMAGLRGVANTRSFSRNGFSQVTVIFDESADLYFMRQQVTERLTQARPQLPEGAEPLMGPVSTGLGEVFHYSVEFTHPDGKDAPRNDGKPGWQSDGSFLTDQGERLTDNMARLAYLRTVQDWIVRPQLRTTPGVADVDSLGGYVKEYVVEPNASKLAEYGFSYTDLADALQDANLSVGADYIQRSGESYLVRADARIRSVDEIARAVVGNRNGVPVTVGDVARVVVDGELRRGAASRNGYETVVGSALMLVGANSRTVAAAVGDKLQEIGKTMPPGVRIVPTLDRSQLVVATIKTVAKNLAEGALLVVVILFALLGNWRAAVIAALVIPLSLLITAIGMNKLGISGNLMSLGALDFGLIIDGAVIIVENALRRLAERQHALGRPLNLSERLHETIASSKEMVRPTVYGQAVIFLVFVPCLTFQGVEGKMFSPMVITLMLALASAFVLSLTFVPAMVAVMLKGHISEKEVRVVAATKSRYQPMLRSAIRQPMPYLAGGLGVLVAGVVAFGFVGREFMPTLDEQNLNLSSVRIPSTSIEQSVAIDLPLEKALMTLPEVQTVYSKAGTASLAADPMPPNASDNYVILKPKDQWPDGVKTKEQVIERIREKTAFLVGNNYDATQPIEMRFNELIGGVRSDVAVKIYGEDLTALAGSADKIASVLKKIPGASDVRVAQTGGFPTFDMAFDRAAIARYGLTVKEVADTVSAALAGRMAGQIFEGDRRFDVVVRLPRVDRSDLDVLGAVPVMLPPGSQEGRQSVPLRELVSFRFTQGLNEVSRDNGKRRIYVEANVVGRDLGSFVDDAKAAIGQQVQLPTGSWIEWGGQFQNLQAATKRLAIIVPLCFILIAAVLYMAIGNGLLTGTVLTAVPLALAGGFFALALRGIPFSISAAVGFIAVSGVAVLNGLVLISAIKKRLHEGLPPDEAVELGAMERVRPVLMTALVASLGFVPMAIATGTGAEVQKPLATVVIGGLATATVLTLFVLPALCGLVLRRTARRKAAGIEDPLPVPEVD; from the coding sequence ATGATCGAGCAAGTACTTACGGGTGCCGTACGGCACCGCTGGCTGGTTCTGTTCATCACACTGGTGATTGCGGTGATCGGCGGGTGGCAACTGAACCTGCTACCGATCGACGTGACTCCGGATATCACGAACAAGCAGGTCCAGATCAACACCGTCATCCCGACGCTGAGTCCAGTGGAGGTCGAGAAGCGCGTTACCTACCCGATCGAGACCGCGATGGCAGGACTTCGGGGCGTCGCGAACACCCGGTCGTTCTCGCGCAACGGCTTCAGCCAGGTCACGGTGATCTTCGATGAGAGCGCAGACCTCTACTTCATGCGCCAACAGGTCACCGAGCGACTGACTCAGGCTCGGCCCCAGTTGCCGGAGGGTGCCGAACCGCTGATGGGCCCGGTTTCGACCGGGTTGGGCGAAGTATTCCACTACAGCGTTGAATTCACCCACCCAGATGGCAAAGATGCCCCGCGAAATGATGGTAAGCCTGGCTGGCAAAGCGACGGTTCGTTCCTGACTGATCAGGGGGAACGGCTGACGGACAACATGGCACGTCTGGCCTACTTGCGCACAGTCCAGGACTGGATTGTGCGGCCTCAGCTGCGCACGACGCCGGGCGTAGCAGACGTCGACAGCCTCGGCGGCTACGTCAAGGAGTATGTCGTTGAGCCCAATGCGAGCAAGCTCGCAGAGTACGGGTTCTCCTATACCGACCTAGCCGACGCGTTGCAGGATGCCAACCTGTCGGTCGGAGCAGACTACATCCAGAGGTCGGGCGAGTCCTATCTGGTGCGCGCAGACGCCCGCATCCGCTCCGTGGACGAGATTGCCCGTGCCGTTGTGGGCAATCGCAACGGAGTTCCCGTAACAGTGGGAGACGTCGCACGTGTGGTCGTTGACGGTGAGCTCCGCCGCGGTGCCGCCAGCCGCAATGGCTACGAGACCGTCGTTGGCAGCGCACTCATGCTGGTTGGCGCCAACAGCCGAACTGTGGCGGCCGCAGTGGGTGACAAGCTGCAGGAGATCGGCAAGACCATGCCGCCGGGCGTGAGGATTGTTCCCACGCTGGACCGATCCCAGCTGGTTGTCGCAACGATCAAGACCGTCGCCAAGAACCTGGCCGAAGGCGCTCTTCTAGTCGTGGTCATCCTATTTGCATTGCTCGGAAACTGGCGAGCTGCTGTCATTGCTGCATTGGTGATTCCGTTGTCCCTGCTGATCACCGCGATCGGCATGAACAAGCTCGGGATCTCTGGCAACCTGATGAGTCTGGGTGCGCTCGACTTTGGCCTGATCATCGACGGCGCGGTCATCATCGTCGAGAACGCGCTGCGCCGTTTGGCAGAGCGACAGCATGCACTTGGGCGCCCACTCAATCTATCGGAGCGGCTGCATGAAACGATCGCCTCGTCCAAGGAGATGGTCCGCCCGACCGTGTATGGGCAGGCGGTCATCTTCCTGGTCTTCGTGCCATGCCTGACCTTCCAGGGCGTCGAGGGAAAGATGTTCTCCCCGATGGTAATTACCCTGATGCTGGCGCTGGCCTCTGCATTCGTGCTCTCCCTCACTTTCGTTCCGGCGATGGTGGCGGTCATGCTCAAGGGCCACATTTCCGAGAAAGAAGTACGGGTAGTCGCTGCCACCAAGAGCCGCTATCAGCCGATGCTTCGCAGCGCAATCCGCCAACCCATGCCCTACCTGGCCGGTGGTCTTGGCGTCCTGGTGGCCGGCGTTGTGGCCTTTGGCTTTGTGGGTCGGGAGTTCATGCCCACGTTGGATGAGCAGAATCTCAACCTGTCCTCCGTTCGCATCCCGTCCACATCGATCGAGCAGTCCGTCGCCATCGACCTTCCTCTTGAGAAGGCACTGATGACGTTGCCGGAGGTACAGACGGTGTACTCCAAGGCCGGTACCGCAAGCCTGGCCGCAGATCCCATGCCGCCCAACGCGTCCGACAACTACGTGATCCTCAAGCCCAAGGACCAATGGCCGGATGGAGTGAAGACCAAAGAGCAGGTGATCGAGAGGATTCGAGAGAAGACAGCCTTTCTTGTTGGTAACAACTATGACGCCACCCAGCCCATCGAGATGCGCTTCAATGAGCTGATCGGCGGCGTTCGTAGCGACGTTGCAGTCAAGATCTATGGCGAAGACCTGACGGCGCTTGCCGGCAGCGCTGACAAGATTGCGAGCGTCCTCAAGAAGATTCCGGGCGCATCGGATGTCCGTGTGGCGCAAACGGGAGGCTTCCCGACCTTTGACATGGCATTCGACCGGGCCGCGATCGCCCGTTACGGACTGACCGTCAAGGAAGTGGCCGACACAGTGTCTGCTGCGCTGGCAGGTCGCATGGCGGGCCAGATCTTCGAAGGTGATCGGCGCTTCGACGTAGTGGTTCGTCTGCCCCGTGTGGACCGCAGCGATCTCGATGTACTGGGAGCCGTTCCGGTCATGCTGCCGCCAGGCAGTCAGGAAGGCCGTCAGTCTGTTCCGCTTCGTGAATTGGTCAGCTTCCGCTTCACGCAGGGTCTGAACGAAGTCAGCCGCGACAATGGCAAACGTCGAATCTATGTGGAAGCGAATGTGGTCGGGCGTGACCTGGGTAGCTTCGTTGACGACGCCAAGGCGGCTATTGGCCAGCAGGTGCAGTTGCCCACCGGTTCCTGGATCGAATGGGGCGGGCAGTTCCAAAATCTGCAGGCAGCAACGAAGCGACTGGCGATCATTGTGCCTCTCTGCTTCATCCTCATTGCGGCCGTCCTCTACATGGCGATTGGCAACGGTTTGCTGACAGGTACGGTACTGACTGCAGTGCCACTTGCTCTGGCCGGTGGATTCTTCGCATTGGCGTTGAGAGGAATCCCCTTCTCGATCTCAGCCGCTGTGGGCTTCATCGCGGTATCTGGTGTCGCGGTGCTCAACGGCCTGGTTCTGATCTCCGCGATCAAGAAACGCCTGCACGAGGGGCTTCCGCCAGATGAGGCGGTCGAACTGGGTGCAATGGAGCGCGTCAGACCGGTTCTTATGACCGCGCTGGTTGCCTCCCTGGGCTTCGTCCCGATGGCGATTGCAACGGGTACGGGCGCCGAAGTGCAGAAGCCACTGGCTACAGTGGTTATCGGGGGTCTTGCCACGGCAACCGTACTGACGCTGTTCGTGCTGCCTGCGCTGTGCGGGCTGGTACTCCGAAGAACTGCACGCAGGAAGGCCGCGGGCATTGAAGACCCCCTGCCGGTACCCGAAGTCGATTGA
- a CDS encoding HupE/UreJ family protein: MLLLTADGALAHAIAEGDKGYIQEISGVNLIAFAYLGAKHMATGYDHILFLLGVVFFLYRMKHVALYVTLFAIGHSTTMLLGVLFNVGINSYLIDAIIGLSVVYKALDNLGAYQRWFGFQPNTKVATLIFGLFHGFGLSTKIIEYDISPDGLLPNLLAFNVGVEIGQILSLGAILIAMGYWRRTPSFFKHAYTANAAMLCAGFILIGMQLTGYFVS, translated from the coding sequence ATGCTGCTACTCACAGCTGACGGGGCGTTGGCTCACGCGATCGCCGAAGGCGACAAGGGCTACATCCAGGAAATATCTGGAGTAAATCTGATCGCATTCGCCTATCTGGGCGCGAAACACATGGCCACCGGCTATGACCACATCCTGTTCCTCCTGGGCGTGGTGTTCTTCCTGTACCGGATGAAGCATGTCGCGCTGTATGTGACGCTGTTCGCGATCGGGCACTCCACAACGATGCTGCTGGGTGTGCTGTTCAACGTGGGCATCAACAGCTACCTGATCGACGCAATCATTGGTCTGTCTGTGGTCTACAAGGCCTTGGACAATCTGGGCGCCTACCAGCGTTGGTTCGGCTTCCAGCCAAACACAAAGGTTGCGACGTTGATCTTCGGCCTGTTCCACGGCTTTGGTCTGTCAACCAAGATCATCGAGTACGACATCTCACCCGATGGTCTGTTGCCCAACCTGCTTGCGTTCAACGTCGGCGTGGAGATCGGCCAGATCCTCTCGCTTGGCGCGATTCTGATCGCAATGGGCTACTGGCGCCGCACGCCCAGCTTCTTCAAGCACGCCTACACCGCCAATGCCGCCATGCTCTGCGCCGGATTCATTCTGATCGGCATGCAGCTCACTGGCTACTTCGTTTCCTGA
- a CDS encoding efflux RND transporter permease subunit → MLERIIRASIAHRWLVLLLVLALSGLGIWNYSKLPIDAVPDITNVQVQINTEAPGYSPLEAEQRVTFPVETALAGLAKLEYTRSISRYGLSQVTVVFEDGTDIYFARQQVAERLQQAASQLPTGLKPTLGPVATGLGEIFMYTVEAEKGAEETWTPMALRTLQDWVVRPQMRHLKGVTEVNTVGGYVRQFHITPDPRKLQAYELTMQDVMEAVARSNANVSAGYIEKSGEQYLVRVPGQVADMDGLRKIVVANREGLPLRVGDLADVHEGTELRTGAATKDGKEVVLGTAFMLIGENSREVAQRTAAKLKEIDETLPEGVRAHAVYDRTELVDRTIETVKKNLLEGALLVIAVLFLLLGNLRAALITAAVIPLTMLLTISGMVQNRVSANLMSLGALDFGLIVDGAVIIVENCLRRFGERQHALGRLLTRDERFALAASASAEVIKPSLFGLFIIAAVYIPIFALSGVEGKMFHPMALTVVIALTGAMALSLTFVPAAVAQFVTGKVSEKETKAMRGVTKLYGPMLERAVSARKLVVGGAAVLTVLAGLLASRMGTEFIPNLDEGDIALHALRIPGTSLTQAIGMQRQLEATIKKFPEVDEVVAKIGTAEVATDPMPPSVADTFIMLKDRDQWPDPRKPKAQLIAELEKAVRAIPGNNYEFTQPVQMRMNELIAGVRAEVAVKLYGDDLDQLAQIGSQIEDAAGSIPGAADVKLEQISGLPLMTITPDLGALARYGVSIDEVQKTISVALGGEAVGQVFEGDRRFDIVVRLPENLRQDTRTLASLPVAVAVGASSGEQRAFVPLGQLAKVEVAPGPNQVSRENGKRRVVITSNVRGRDLGSFVEELREKVGQEVQLPEGYWIEYGGTFEQLISASKRLSVVVPVVLVMIFGLLFMAFGSGKDAAIVFSGVPLALTGGVVALWMRDIPLSISAGVGFIALSGVAVLNGLVMISFIKSLREQGTPLHQAVTEGALTRLRPVLMTALVASLGFLPMALNVGAGAEVQRPLATVVIGGIISSTLLTLLVLPALYRLIHREGDERKEDAA, encoded by the coding sequence ATGCTAGAGCGAATCATTCGCGCGTCCATCGCGCATAGATGGCTTGTGCTGCTTCTGGTCCTGGCGCTGTCAGGCTTGGGCATCTGGAACTACAGCAAGCTGCCAATCGACGCCGTCCCTGACATCACCAATGTCCAGGTCCAGATCAACACCGAAGCACCGGGCTACTCTCCACTGGAGGCAGAGCAGCGGGTAACGTTCCCCGTCGAGACAGCCTTGGCCGGCTTAGCCAAGCTGGAGTACACGCGGTCCATCTCGCGTTATGGTCTCTCCCAGGTCACCGTTGTATTCGAAGACGGTACCGACATCTACTTCGCGCGGCAGCAGGTGGCCGAGCGCTTGCAGCAAGCCGCATCCCAGCTCCCAACTGGGCTGAAGCCAACGCTGGGCCCGGTCGCCACCGGTCTCGGTGAGATCTTCATGTACACCGTGGAAGCCGAGAAGGGTGCTGAAGAGACCTGGACGCCGATGGCGCTTCGTACCCTCCAGGATTGGGTGGTACGCCCCCAGATGCGACATCTGAAAGGTGTTACAGAGGTCAACACCGTCGGTGGCTATGTGCGGCAGTTCCACATCACGCCTGACCCGCGCAAGCTTCAGGCGTACGAGCTGACCATGCAGGATGTGATGGAGGCCGTGGCGCGCAGCAATGCGAACGTGAGTGCCGGCTACATTGAAAAGAGTGGTGAACAGTACCTTGTGCGCGTTCCTGGCCAAGTGGCGGACATGGACGGCCTGCGCAAGATCGTGGTCGCCAATCGCGAGGGGCTGCCGCTTCGCGTCGGTGACCTCGCAGACGTTCACGAGGGCACCGAACTGCGAACGGGTGCAGCGACCAAAGATGGCAAGGAAGTGGTACTTGGTACTGCATTCATGCTCATTGGTGAGAACAGCCGCGAAGTCGCTCAGCGAACCGCTGCCAAGCTGAAGGAGATCGACGAGACGCTTCCAGAAGGTGTCCGCGCGCATGCGGTCTATGACCGTACGGAGCTGGTCGACCGCACCATTGAAACCGTCAAGAAGAACCTACTGGAAGGTGCCCTGCTGGTCATTGCGGTGCTGTTCCTTCTGCTCGGAAATCTTCGCGCCGCACTGATCACGGCCGCGGTCATTCCTTTGACCATGCTGCTGACCATCTCCGGCATGGTCCAGAACCGTGTCTCAGCAAATCTGATGAGCTTGGGTGCGCTGGACTTCGGTCTGATCGTCGACGGCGCGGTCATCATTGTTGAGAACTGTCTGCGCCGCTTCGGCGAGCGTCAGCACGCCCTGGGGCGTCTGTTGACCCGGGATGAGCGCTTTGCTTTGGCCGCCAGCGCCAGTGCCGAGGTGATCAAGCCCAGCTTGTTCGGCTTGTTCATCATTGCCGCCGTCTACATCCCGATCTTTGCGCTCTCCGGCGTGGAAGGAAAGATGTTCCACCCGATGGCCCTGACCGTCGTTATCGCGCTGACTGGTGCGATGGCATTGTCCCTCACGTTCGTTCCCGCTGCGGTTGCTCAGTTTGTCACGGGCAAGGTCTCGGAGAAGGAAACCAAGGCTATGCGGGGCGTAACCAAGCTGTATGGCCCGATGCTGGAGCGGGCAGTCAGTGCTCGCAAACTGGTTGTGGGTGGTGCAGCCGTCCTCACCGTACTGGCGGGTCTTCTGGCCAGTCGCATGGGCACTGAGTTCATTCCGAATCTGGACGAAGGTGATATTGCGCTTCACGCGCTGCGCATTCCCGGCACTAGTCTGACGCAAGCCATCGGCATGCAGCGCCAGCTTGAAGCGACCATCAAGAAGTTCCCCGAGGTGGATGAGGTTGTCGCAAAGATCGGCACAGCAGAGGTAGCGACCGACCCCATGCCACCGTCGGTCGCAGACACCTTCATCATGCTCAAGGATCGCGACCAATGGCCTGATCCCCGCAAGCCAAAGGCGCAGCTCATTGCTGAGCTGGAGAAGGCTGTCCGAGCAATTCCCGGCAACAACTACGAGTTCACCCAGCCCGTGCAGATGCGCATGAACGAGCTGATTGCCGGTGTACGCGCCGAGGTGGCGGTGAAGTTGTACGGTGACGACCTGGATCAGCTGGCGCAGATCGGCAGCCAGATCGAGGACGCCGCAGGTTCCATCCCAGGCGCCGCAGACGTGAAGTTAGAGCAGATCAGTGGTCTGCCTCTTATGACCATCACGCCTGACCTGGGTGCTTTGGCCCGCTATGGCGTTTCGATCGACGAGGTCCAGAAGACCATCTCTGTTGCGCTGGGCGGTGAGGCGGTCGGTCAGGTCTTTGAGGGTGATCGTCGCTTCGACATCGTCGTTCGTCTGCCCGAGAACCTGCGTCAGGACACCCGGACGCTCGCATCGCTACCGGTAGCCGTCGCCGTCGGGGCCAGTTCCGGCGAACAGAGAGCGTTCGTTCCGCTGGGGCAGTTGGCTAAAGTTGAAGTTGCGCCAGGCCCAAACCAGGTCAGTCGCGAGAACGGCAAGCGTCGCGTCGTCATCACCAGCAACGTACGTGGTCGCGACCTTGGTTCGTTCGTAGAGGAGCTGCGAGAGAAGGTTGGTCAGGAGGTGCAGTTGCCGGAAGGCTACTGGATTGAGTATGGCGGTACCTTCGAGCAGCTCATCTCTGCCAGCAAGCGGCTGTCCGTGGTCGTGCCGGTCGTCCTGGTGATGATCTTCGGCTTGCTCTTCATGGCGTTCGGCTCGGGCAAGGATGCTGCCATCGTGTTCAGCGGCGTTCCACTTGCGTTGACCGGTGGCGTGGTGGCTCTGTGGATGCGTGACATACCCCTGTCCATTTCTGCAGGCGTGGGGTTCATCGCGCTGTCGGGCGTCGCCGTGCTCAACGGCCTGGTCATGATCAGCTTCATCAAGAGCCTTAGGGAACAGGGCACTCCCCTGCACCAAGCGGTAACCGAAGGTGCACTGACCCGGCTGCGCCCCGTGCTGATGACGGCCCTGGTTGCCAGCCTGGGCTTCCTGCCAATGGCCCTAAACGTTGGGGCTGGCGCGGAAGTTCAGCGCCCGCTGGCGACGGTCGTTATCGGCGGAATCATCTCCTCCACGCTGCTGACCTTGCTGGTGTTGCCGGCGCTCTATCGCCTCATCCACCGCGAAGGGGATGAGCGGAAGGAGGACGCAGCGTGA
- a CDS encoding MFS transporter, producing MIEVLRFPTFRNLFAAQVIALIGTGLATVALSLLAYDLAGAEAGAVLGTALAIKMIVYVLLAPLSGAIVPANLRKPVLIALDLVRAGAALCLPFVNQIWQVYLLIALLQSASACFTPLFQSTIPEILKEERDYTRALSLSRLAYDLESLLSPALAAALLTLISFHGLFAGTSVGFVISAMLVFSTAFPFVAPSLRKDGPYARAIRGMRIYLKTPRLKGLLALNLCAAAGGAMVFVNTVVVVRNVLGGAESQVAWALAAFGGGSMLTALVLPKVLDRVADRRVMLSAALAMCIVLVTLSLTWLLSPSSIGWPIVLAGWALLGMSYAGLVTPGGRLLRRSAESTDLPFLFAAQFSLSHVCWLIAYPLAGTVGAKFGMPVAIMALAVVGIAGFVFAWRIWPAHDPDEISHGHDDLAADHPHWAEHASSNGKHSHRYVIDDVHPRWPG from the coding sequence ATGATCGAGGTCCTACGCTTTCCAACATTCAGGAACCTGTTCGCTGCGCAGGTTATCGCGCTGATCGGCACGGGCTTGGCTACCGTGGCGCTCTCTCTTTTGGCCTATGACCTGGCGGGGGCTGAGGCGGGCGCTGTGCTAGGTACGGCTCTGGCAATCAAGATGATTGTCTACGTGCTGTTGGCCCCTCTGTCCGGAGCGATCGTCCCGGCAAATCTACGCAAACCGGTGCTTATTGCCCTCGACCTGGTGCGGGCGGGCGCGGCGCTTTGTCTGCCGTTCGTCAACCAGATCTGGCAGGTGTACCTGCTCATTGCCTTGCTGCAGTCGGCCTCGGCGTGCTTCACCCCTCTGTTCCAGTCGACGATCCCGGAAATCCTGAAGGAGGAACGCGACTACACCCGAGCACTGTCCCTGTCGCGCCTGGCCTATGACCTGGAGAGCCTGCTGAGTCCCGCGTTGGCCGCTGCTCTGCTGACGCTGATCAGCTTCCACGGCCTGTTCGCTGGTACGTCCGTAGGCTTCGTGATATCCGCCATGCTGGTGTTCTCAACTGCATTCCCCTTCGTTGCTCCTTCCCTGAGAAAGGACGGTCCCTACGCCCGCGCGATTCGAGGAATGCGGATCTACCTGAAGACGCCCAGGCTGAAAGGGTTGCTTGCCCTTAATCTGTGTGCGGCCGCCGGCGGCGCCATGGTGTTCGTGAACACTGTCGTCGTGGTGCGCAACGTTCTCGGCGGAGCAGAGTCACAGGTGGCATGGGCGCTGGCAGCTTTCGGTGGCGGTTCGATGCTGACGGCGCTTGTCCTCCCCAAGGTTCTCGATCGGGTGGCTGACAGGCGTGTGATGCTCTCCGCAGCCCTTGCAATGTGCATTGTACTTGTGACCCTCAGTCTTACCTGGCTGCTCTCGCCCTCCTCCATAGGTTGGCCCATCGTGCTCGCCGGCTGGGCATTGTTGGGGATGAGCTATGCGGGGCTGGTGACTCCTGGCGGCAGATTGCTGCGACGATCAGCGGAATCCACCGATCTGCCATTCCTGTTCGCAGCGCAGTTCTCTCTCTCCCACGTGTGTTGGCTGATTGCCTACCCTCTGGCGGGAACCGTGGGTGCGAAGTTTGGAATGCCAGTGGCGATCATGGCACTGGCAGTAGTCGGCATCGCCGGATTCGTGTTCGCCTGGAGAATCTGGCCCGCCCATGACCCGGACGAGATTTCCCACGGTCACGACGATCTGGCTGCGGACCATCCCCACTGGGCGGAACACGCCTCTTCCAACGGCAAGCATTCACATCGGTATGTCATCGACGACGTGCACCCTCGTTGGCCTGGATGA
- a CDS encoding TolC family protein gives MKFRSVWALAVAGACGVALPGHAAEVLRLEDAVARALGTHPSVQADAAQIEATKNRAAREGLAAPLVLGGELENVAGSGSVRGMDAAEATFRVSKILELGGKRAARQALGGAEVDAAQREADVTRVAIATRTAGRFIDVLAAQEHVEHAEERIRMARALQREVARWVSAARNPDSDLRAAEIALADAELKRDQAVQRLEASRMALASSWGSFTADFDTVAGDTNILPPLDDYQTLSERLQNAPQQRAFDAQSRILAARRDVAVSSAKPDVSVGFGLRRLEATKDSGLVMSISVPLGTRRRSAYSVSEVDYELSALKSRREAQMLELNQELFGVYQQLRQAQLEVTSVRERQLPKAEQAMNQSRRGFEEGRFSYLALSQAQKTLFDLREREVESAALYLRLLVEADRLTASAQDIRP, from the coding sequence GTGAAATTCCGTAGTGTGTGGGCGCTGGCTGTTGCCGGCGCCTGCGGTGTGGCCCTTCCTGGCCACGCCGCCGAAGTGCTGCGCCTGGAGGATGCGGTTGCCCGCGCCCTTGGCACTCACCCAAGCGTGCAGGCAGATGCCGCACAAATAGAGGCGACAAAGAACCGTGCGGCGCGAGAGGGCTTAGCAGCCCCGTTGGTGCTCGGCGGAGAACTGGAGAACGTGGCCGGTAGTGGCAGCGTGCGAGGTATGGACGCTGCCGAGGCAACGTTCCGGGTATCCAAGATTCTGGAACTGGGTGGCAAGCGGGCGGCCCGCCAAGCGCTTGGCGGCGCGGAGGTCGATGCAGCCCAGCGAGAGGCTGATGTGACCCGGGTGGCCATCGCCACACGCACCGCTGGTCGATTCATCGACGTGCTTGCGGCGCAGGAGCATGTCGAGCATGCGGAAGAGCGGATTCGTATGGCCCGCGCGCTCCAGCGAGAGGTGGCCCGCTGGGTCTCTGCGGCACGGAACCCGGACTCAGACCTGAGGGCCGCTGAAATCGCCCTGGCCGATGCAGAGCTCAAGCGTGATCAAGCAGTCCAGCGGTTGGAGGCATCGCGCATGGCGCTTGCGTCTTCCTGGGGCTCTTTCACCGCTGACTTCGACACCGTCGCCGGCGATACAAACATCCTCCCCCCGCTGGATGACTACCAGACGCTGTCCGAACGCCTTCAGAACGCGCCACAGCAACGTGCCTTCGATGCCCAGTCCAGAATTCTTGCCGCGCGCCGCGATGTCGCCGTTTCCAGCGCGAAGCCTGACGTGAGTGTTGGATTTGGACTTCGCCGTCTTGAAGCAACGAAGGACAGTGGCTTGGTCATGTCGATCTCGGTTCCCTTGGGAACCCGGCGTCGATCAGCCTACTCGGTATCCGAAGTCGACTACGAACTGAGTGCGCTCAAGTCACGCCGTGAAGCACAAATGTTGGAGCTCAACCAGGAGCTGTTCGGAGTCTATCAACAGCTGCGCCAAGCGCAGTTGGAGGTCACCTCCGTTCGTGAGCGGCAGCTCCCCAAGGCGGAGCAGGCGATGAATCAGAGCCGTCGTGGCTTCGAGGAGGGTCGATTCTCCTATCTCGCATTGAGCCAGGCGCAGAAGACGCTGTTCGACCTTCGTGAGCGCGAAGTCGAGTCCGCCGCACTCTATCTCCGATTGCTGGTCGAGGCAGATCGCCTCACCGCCTCCGCCCAGGATATCCGCCCATGA